gttCTCAGTGTTACAGCTCCAAGCTtgtagggcagggagaggggcagagctggcaatgtgGGGCACGGGGGGGCGGATTTTCTGGGGAGAACCAGggagctccctgctggggagggatgggggggctgctgtggggggggaTCACTTCAGGGTCTCGACAAGAGGAGGGttttggggagcagggcaggatgcTGTGCGGCAGGGCACGGGGCtcctgctggcagggagctggggggcccaggattctgtggggcagggtgcgGGGCTCCTGccggcagggagccaggtgccccaggatgccatggggcagggtgtggggcccaggtctcctagctggcagggagctgggggggcccagggtgctgtggggcccaggatacagtggggcagggtgcagggcccaggtgtCTCagctggcagggcccagggggcccaggatgccgtGAGGCCTAGGATGCCATGGGGCAGGGTGCGGGGCCCAGGCGTCCCAGTCggctggggggcccaggatgccgtGGGGCAGGGTGCGGGGCCCAGGGGTCCCAGTCggccggggggcccaggatgccgtggggcagggcgtggggctcAGGCGTCCCAGTCggccggggggcccaggatgccgtggggcagggcgtggggctcAGGCGTCCCAGTCggccggggggcccaggatgcaaTGGGGCGGTGCAGGGCGTGGGGTCCAGGGTACCGTGGGGCAGGGCACGGGGCTCAGGCGTCCCAGTcggccgggggcccaggatgccgtGGGGCAGTGCAGGGCACGGGGCCCAGGCGTCCCAGTcggccgggggcccaggatgccgcGGGGCAGTGCAGGGCGCGGGGCCCAGGGTACCGTGGGGCAGGGCGCAGGGCTCAGGTGTCCCAGTCggccggggggcccaggatgcaaTGGGGCGGTGcagggcgtggggcccaggatgccgtggggcagtgcagggcgcggggcccaggatgccgtggggcagggcgcgGGGCCCAGGCGTCCCAGTCggccggggggcccaggatgcaaTGGGGCGGTGcagggcgtggggcccagggtaCCGTGGGGCAGGGCGCGGGGCTCAGGTGTCCCAGTCGGCCGGAGGCCCAGGATGCCGTGGGGCAGTGCAGGGCGCGGGGCTCAGGTGTCCCAGTCGGCCGGAGGCCCAGGATGCCGCGGGGCAGTGcagggcgtggggcccagggtaCTGTGGGGCAGGGCGCGGGGCCCAGGCGTCCCAGTCggccggggggcccaggatgcaaTGGGGCGGTGCAGGGCGTGGGGTCCAGGGTACCGTGGGGCAGGGCGCGGGGCTCAGGTGTCCCAGTCggccggggggcccaggatgctgtggggcggtgcagggcgcggggcccaggatgccgtggggcagggcgcgGGGCCCAGGCGTCCCAGTCggccggggggcccaggatgcaaTGGGGCGGTGCAGGGCGTGGGGTCCAGGGTACCGTGGGGCAGGGCGCGGGGCTCAGGCGTCCCAGTcggccgggggcccaggatgccgtGGGGCAGTGCAGGGCACGGGGCCCAGGCGTCCCAGTcggccgggggcccaggatgccgcGGGGCAGTGCAGGGCGCGGGGCCCAGGGTACCGTGGGGCAGGGCGCAGGGCTCAGGTGTCCCAGTCggccggggggcccaggatgcaaTGGGGCGGTGcagggcgtggggcccaggatgccgtggggcagtgcagggcgcggggcccaggatgccgtggggcagggcgcgGGGCCCAGGCGTCCCAGTCggccggggggcccaggatgcaaTGGGGCGGTGcagggcgtggggcccagggtaCCGTGGGGCAGGGCGCGGGGCTCAGGTGTCCCAGTCGGCCGGAGGCCCAGGATGCCGTGGGGCAGTGCAGGGCGCGGGGCTCAGGTGTCCCAGTCGGCCGGAGGCCCAGGATGCCGCGGGGCAGTGCAGGGCGTGGGGCCCAGCGTACCGTGGGGCAGGGCGCGGGGCTCAGGCGTCCCAGTCGGCCGGAGGCCCAGGATGCAATGGGGCGGTGcagggcgtggggcccagggtaCCGTGGGGCAGGGCGCGGGGCCCAGGCGTCCCAGTcggccgggggcccaggatgccgtggggcagtgcagggcgcggggcccaggtgtcccagtcggccgggggcccaggatgccgtggggcggtgcagggcgcggggcccaggatgccgtggggcagggcgcgGGGCCCAGGCGTCCCAGTcggccgggggcccaggatgccgcGGGGCGGCGCAGGGCGCGGGGCGGCGGCCCCCACCTGAGCAGCTTCTTGGGGCCGAGGCACTGGAAGTCGCGGCCCACGGAGTAGAGCCCGTAGAAGGTGGCGCTCACGTTGAGGCTGCCGAAGAGGTCGCGGGGGTGCAGCTTGTAGAGGTCGAAGGTGATGCGGGCGATGTCCTGCTCCCGGCGCCCCTGCTCCCGGCCCAGCCCGTAGCCccgggccctgccctgcagcacagcccggTCAGCCGCCCCCTTCCCTTAGCCACGCCCCTGGGCGAGTGATGTCATTCTCCAAgctctagccccaccccttcagttTGATGACATCACCCCTTGCACTGGTGATGTCATATTCTGAGAGCTGAGAATGTCGTCATCTCATCCTTGCCCCTTAAGAGGAGTGATGTCACTTAGCTCCACCCCTTGGGTGCAGTGATGTCACTCCTgagctctggccccaccccttagGAAATGTGACATCACTCCATTAGCCCCGCCCCGCGGCTATGGTGATGACGTCACCCCTGAGCTCTGGCCCCACTCCTTTGGGGAAGTGATGTCACTCACTGAGTTGTGGCCACACCCTTTAGGGGCAGTGATGTCATCttcctaagccccgccccttggGGCAGTGATGTCAGAACCTGCCTTTTTTGGCCACGCCCCTACCCCAGGCTGCCCATGATCCGTGGGGTAGGGGCCCGGTGACGGGGGTACATATGGGGCGTCTGGGGGTGTTTCTATGGCATCAGGGCGTAGGGGgtccccctgtggggctgggcgtAGGGGGAACCTGGGGATGTCACTCACCCgcggggggctccagccctgcccgggGCCGAGCAGCATGAGGGCCGTGTCGGGGGGCAGCGCCTCAAAAAAGGCCTCGCTCTGCACCGCCGTCCcatcctcctccagcaccaggcgcGCCGGCCCGGCCACCAGCAGGGCCTCcggggcctggggggcaggacaCAAGGTattgggggggaggcgggggctgttggggggcacagctggggagggggtgccgggggggctcACCTtgaccagcagctcctgcagggtcGCGGCCACCAGCCCGGTGCGCGCCCCCCGCCGGTGGTCGCAGACGCGgaaggggcgctgggggggggcccGCGCCCGGCGCCCGGCACTGGACACTGACCTGTGGGGGCAAGGGGGGAGCGGGACAGAAACCAGTCTTGGGGGGCATCCACCCCCACTCAGGGCCAGGGGCTCTgtcctgcagggcagccccccctTCCCTTGTCTTGGGGGGccctgctgtggatggggggcaCCTCAGTAGGGGGGTGGGGTTCTAGGGTCCATTCCCAGGCGTGGGGCAGCGACCCTGCAgttccctcccccctgccacaGGGGCCCCCCCCCAACTCACTGCAGCAAGGAGGAGGGGACCAGGGCGCTGAGGTAGTCCATGGTGTTGGGGGGGGCTTTGTCCTGGGGTGCTGGGCGTTCgtccgtccgtctgtctgtccggcCGGCTCCCGCAGCTCGTCAGCCTGGACTCTGCCCTGCTCGGCTCGCAGGCGGGGGGGCAAACTCCAAGGTCCCCTCGGgcgtggtgggaggagggagccGGGCCGGGGCGTGAGGCCGGTGGCGTCAGGGCGGCCTTAGACGAGGTGTGCtccgggggaaactgaggcacaactgctagcccctcccccccaccccagcccctccccccagcagagggagaacccaggagtcctgcttccCAGTCCTTCCCCTGCTCTAACTGCTACTCtccgctgccctcccagagctggagagaacccaggagtcctggctcccggctcctgctctaaccaccagcccccagtgccctcccagagccggggagaacccagaagtcctggctcccgccccctgctctaaccaccagcccccactgccctcccagaggtggggagaacctaggagtcctggctcccggcccctgctctaaccaccagcccccagtgccctcccagagccggggagaacccaggagtcctggctcccggcccctgctctaaccaccagcccccagtgccctcccagagccggggagaacccaggagtcctggctcccggcccctgctctaaccaccagcccccagtgccctcccagagccggggagaacccaggagtcccggctcccggcccctgctctaaccaccagcccccagtgccctcccagagccggggagaacccaggagtcccggctcccgcccctgctctaaccaccagcccccactgcccccccagagccagggagaacccaggagtcctggctcccagccctaaccaccagcccccactgccctcccagagccggggagaacccagaagtcctggctcccgccccctgctctaaccaccagcccccactgccctcccagaggtggggagaacccaggagtcctggcttccggCTCctactctaaccaccagcccccactgcccatgAGAGACACCAGCCCCCCAAACGCCCCCATGGATCCAGGCAGGGAACAGATTGAAGGACAAAGACACGTTTATTGGTGGTGTCGGCTCCTGGGCCCTTCTTGGCTCAACGGGCTGAGGGGGGCTACGGTGACAGTgtgtggggcatggggcagtgggtgCCCCCTTGGGGGGGAGTTCAGACCTTCACTGGCTCTAACCAGCTGGTCACAGCCCCCCTGCAaggcagggaacccaggagtcctggctcccatccccctgctctaacccccagcccccactgccctcccagaggcggggagaacccaggagtcctggctcctggccccctgctctaacccccagcccccactgccctcccagagccggggagaacccaggagtcctggctccggccctgctctaaccaccagcccccactgccctcccagagccagggggagaccccagcagtgctgggggtggtgagcaggggCAGCGTCCGGGGGGGCCGTTGTCACAAGGTGGAGGTGGTGTCCATGGGCTCCGGGGGGCTCAGGGGCCCCTCGCCCTGGCGGAAGGTGGAGCAGGAAAAGGTGAGCTCTGTGTAGGTTGCgtccagctgctgtggggggtgAGAGGGCGGATCTGTCACGGCAGCCGGGAgggccttgggggggggggcgcagggctatggggcagggagtggggcggggagggtggtGTTGGGGCGGGGAGGAAGGGGTTGGACAGGCGGGCTAGCGAATTGCCCCGTGGCAccatggggcaggatgggggggaaGCAGTAGGGCAGAGTGAGAGTCGGGGGTGTTGGGTAGCGGGTgccattgggctgtgggtgggggggctggagagagggttaccatgaggcagggagtgggggcggggcagggtgtgCTATGGGGCTTGTTGTGGGGGAGGTGAGGCAGGCAATAccatggggctggagagaggggtgCTGTGGGACAAGGAGGGAAGCTGGGCAGGgcatgctgtggggcagggtgggggctgggtagggggggtgccgtggggccagggaaggagggatggagagaggggtgctgtggggcagggagggggctgggtaggggggtgctgtggggccagggaaggggggctggagagaggggtgctgtggggtagggagggggctgggtagggggtgccgtggggcca
The window above is part of the Carettochelys insculpta isolate YL-2023 chromosome 32, ASM3395843v1, whole genome shotgun sequence genome. Proteins encoded here:
- the CIDEB gene encoding lipid transferase CIDEB isoform X1: MDYLSALVPSSLLQSVSSAGRRARAPPQRPFRVCDHRRGARTGLVAATLQELLVKAPEALLVAGPARLVLEEDGTAVQSEAFFEALPPDTALMLLGPGQGWSPPRGRARGYGLGREQGRREQDIARITFDLYKLHPRDLFGSLNVSATFYGLYSVGRDFQCLGPKKLLREVLRVVAAVMRGMGQLLLGASNYIRRLLEGAETWHQPSRLCPYEK
- the CIDEB gene encoding lipid transferase CIDEB isoform X2; translated protein: MDYLSALVPSSLLQSVSSAGRRARAPPQRPFRVCDHRRGARTGLVAATLQELLVKAPEALLVAGPARLVLEEDGTAVQSEAFFEALPPDTALMLLGPGQGWSPPRGPGLRAGPGAGAPGAGHRPHHLRPLQAAPPRPLRQPQRERHLLRALLRGPRLPVPRPQEAAQGGAASRRGRDAGHGAAAARRLQLHPAPPGGGGDLAPALSALPL